In Drosophila simulans strain w501 chromosome 3R, Prin_Dsim_3.1, whole genome shotgun sequence, a single window of DNA contains:
- the LOC6728564 gene encoding UDP-glycosyltransferase UGT5, with protein sequence MFPPGRWLLPMFWLISNAICGIRSYRILVIAPFESHSQCMLVTPYIQALKDRGHQLTVIHAYKHCMHKIEDVTFIRVWYNNNAYADFEESVAIDSVASKWEEISTISKVMVNATLNVLNNAEVRALMRSGITFDAVVLEAGYSDVLYGMAAHFSAQLIGICTCVADWNINNLVGFSTSTLTEPIMPFGVKSVKNVWDRIYNWFYTTEEWLLMNLVFLPKQRLIHDHFFGHLEKSFQEIRQDFALMLLNQHFSLFRARPNVPGMVEVAGLHIPKEDPQLPSDLQVFIDEAEHGVILFSLGLEQDSKDLPRKTQEILVETFKSVPQRVIWKFDGEPTMSLGSDIYHSKLLPQQAILAHPNVKLFISHCGMISVIEAAYYAKPVLGLPSFFDQFRNLEIMKEEGAALQLNINSLTVKELKDAVHSMINEPEYRESALAISQRFRDQPMHPLDTAIYWTEYIIRYKGANHMKVSQSQLKLFDYYSLDNFIMVVSRLSLVVALVFLALSKSRRWLNHFSTSAKPFLPDDIQHNRKEYLSNFSANI encoded by the exons ATGTTTCCTCCGGGGCGATGGCTTCTCCCGATGTTTTGGCTGATTTCGAACGCGATCTGTGGGATACGTAGTTACCGCATCCTCGTCATCGCCCCCTTTGAATCCCACTCGCAATGCATGCTGGTGACACCCTATATACAGGCTCTGAAAGATCGGGGTCACCAGCTGACGGTGATACATGCATACAAGCACTGCATGCACAAAATTGAAGATGTCACCTTCATACGAGTAtggtataataataatgcttATGCAG ACTTTGAGGAATCCGTGGCAATCGATTCGGTGGCCAGTAAGTGGGAAGAAATTAGCACTATTTCGAAAGTCATGGTTAATGCCACACTCAACGTACTCAATAACGCGGAAGTTCGAGCATTGATGCGATCGGGAATCACATTTGATGCTGTGGTCCTGGAAGCTGGATATAGTGACGTGCTCTATGGCATGGCCGCCCATTTCAGCGCCCAACTGATCGGAATTTGCACCTGCGTGGCAGATTGGAATATAAATAACCTGGTCGGTTTTTCAACATCCACTTTGACAGAGCCCATAATGCCATTCGGTGTAAAGTCTGTGAAAAACGTTTGGGATCGCATCTACAATTGGTTCTACACAACCGAAGAGTGGCTGCTGATGAACTTGGTATTTCTACCAAAACAGCGCCTTATCCACGATCACTTCTTTGGTCATCTGGAGAAGAGCTTCCAGGAGATCCGGCAAGACTTCGCATTGATGCTGCTTAATCAACACTTTAGCCTGTTTCGGGCCAGGCCCAATGTGCCGGGAATGGTTGAAGTGGCTGGTCTACACATTCCCAAAGAGGATCCACAGCTGCCGAGCGATCTGCAAGTGTTCATTGATGAGGCAGAACATGGAGTGATCTTGTTTTCTCTGGGTCTGGAACAGGATAGTAAAGATTTGCCAAGGAAAACGCAGGAAATTCTGGTGGAGACTTTCAAATCGGTTCCACAGCGTGTGATTTGGAAGTTCGATGGTGAACCTACGATGAGTCTGGGCAGTGACATTTACCActcaaaacttttgccacagCAAGCAATTTTGGCTCATCCAAACGTAAAGCTCTTTATAAGCCATTGCGGAATGATAAGCGTTATAGAAGCTGCCTACTACGCGAAGCCAGTATTGGGCCTTCCATCGTTCTTCGATCAATTCAGGAATTTGGAAATCATGAAGGAGGAGGGAGCAGCTCTGCAGTTGAACATCAATAGCTTGACAGTAAAGGAGTTGAAGGATGCAGTGCACAGCATGATAAATGAGCCGGAATATCGAGAGAGCGCCTTGGCTATTTCCCAAAGATTTAGGGATCAGCCCATGCATCCCTTGGATACGGCCATTTATTGGACGGAGTACATAATACGCTACAAGGGGGCAAATCACATGAAAGTATCTCAGTCGCAGTTGAAGTTGTTCGATTACTATTCCCTGGACAATTTCATAATGGTCGTATCGCGGCTATCCTTGGTGGTGGCTTTAGTTTTTCTGGCCCTCTCAAAAAGCAGAAGATGGCTAAATCATTTTTCGACATCTGCAAAGCCATTTCTACCTGATGACATTCAACATAATAGGAAGGAATATCTTAGCAATTTCTCTGCGAACATTTAA
- the LOC6728565 gene encoding UDP-glucosyltransferase 2, translating into MGGICSGTGLGLLLIGLIWLFSANADEGVQSSRILAVFPFPGRSQYIFAEQFLKELAHRGHNVTVINTFGSDEIEPNFRVIGAKKIHEIMAAFGNADYTQTASQWKILTMTTEFLNLLTTSILDDPAVKDLLNSGEKFDLVVMEAVQTDALFGLIQHFGAETIGISSYGTDTHIDELMGNISPLSFNPLLLSSRTEQMDFKDRVRNVFEASVIWLHKRIVHLPTQRELYAKYFPTARKSLDEVLDSFSLMLLGQHFSLSYPRPYLPNMIEVGGLHLQQQRKVQPLAKELSEFVEQSEKGVIYFSMGSNIKSKDLPPSTRAVLMETFASLPHRVLWKFEDDQLPEKPANVFISKWFPQPDILAHPNVKLFITHGGLLSTIESIFFGKPILGLPIFYDQHLNVQRAKQAGYGLSADIWSVNATELTSLIQELLSNPSYAASAQTKSKLFRDQKETALERAIWWTEYVLRHKGAKHLRCASRDLDFIQFHGLDTWGLLIAITFVSILIVVISIKCLQRVSLISIIRKTRAEASKLKTQ; encoded by the exons ATGGGTGGAATATGTTCTGGAACTGGTCTTGGCCTTCTTCTAATTGGCCTGATATGGCTGTTCAGCGCAAATGCCGATGAAGGGGTTCAAAGTTCGCGTATATTGGCCGTGTTTCCCTTCCCCGGCCGATCGCAGTACATTTTCGCCGAGCAGTTTTTGAAGGAACTGGCACATCGGGGTCACAATGTCACCGTGATCAATACCTTTGGCAGCGATGAAATCGAGCCCAACTTTCGGGTGATTGGTGCTAAAAAAATTCACGAAATAATGGCGG CATTTGGAAATGCCGATTACACCCAAACGGCGAGTCAATGGAAAATATTGACTATGACCACAGAGTTTCTCAATCTTCTGACCACAAGTATCCTGGATGATCCGGCTGTAAAGGACTTACTGAACAGCGGCGAGAAGTTCGATCTGGTCGTGATGGAAGCGGTGCAAACTGATGCCCTCTTTGGTTTGATCCAGCACTTTGGAGCAGAGACCATAGGTATCTCATCGTACGGCACAGATACGCACATCGATGAGCTAATGGGCAACATATCGCCATTGTCCTTCAATCCCTTATTGCTCTCATCGCGAACGGAGCAAATGGATTTCAAGGATCGAGTGAGGAATGTGTTTGAAGCCTCTGTAATATGGCTGCACAAGAGGATTGTCCACCTGCCGACTCAACGTGAACTGTATGCGAAATACTTTCCCACGGCCAGGAAATCATTGGATGAAGTTTTGGACAGCTTTTCGCTTATGCTTCTCGGTCAGCACTTTTCCCTGAGCTATCCACGCCCGTATTTGCCCAATATGATCGAGGTGGGCGGACTGCATTTACAACAGCAGCGAAAGGTGCAGCCCTTAGCAAAGGAACTGTCGGAATTTGTAGAGCAGTCGGAGAAGGGAGTAATCTATTTCTCCATGGGTTCCAACATCAAAAGCAAAGACTTGCCGCCATCCACACGAGCAGTGCTAATGGAAACCTTTGCCAGTCTGCCACACCGTGTGCTGTGGAAATTCGAGGATGATCAGTTGCCCGAAAAACCCGCTAATGTCTTCATCAGCAAGTGGTTCCCCCAACCCGATATCCTGGCTCATCCGAATGTTAAGCTGTTCATCACCCACGGAGGTCTATTGAGCACCATCGAGAGTATTTTCTTTGGAAAACCCATACTGGGATTGCCCATTTTCTATGATCAGCACTTGAATGTTCAGAGGGCCAAGCAGGCGGGCTATGGTCTCAGTGCCGATATATGGAGTGTCAATGCGACAGAACTCACGTCTTTGATCCAGGAACTGCTGAGTAATCCCAGTTATGCGGCATCAGCTCAGACAAAATCCAAATTATTCCGAGATCAGAAGGAAACCGCTTTGGAGCGCGCCATTTGGTGGACCGAGTACGTATTGCGGCATAAGGGAGCCAAACACCTGAGATGCGCGTCGCGGGATCTGGATTTTATTCAGTTCCACGGACTGGACACCTGGGGGCTGCTCATCGCAATCACTTTTGTGTCCATACTGATCGTCGTCATTTCGATTAAATGCTTACAAAGGGTCTCACTTATAAGTATAATCAGAAAAACTCGTGCGGAGGCGAGTAAATTGAAGACCCAGTAA
- the LOC6728566 gene encoding LOW QUALITY PROTEIN: uncharacterized protein LOC6728566 (The sequence of the model RefSeq protein was modified relative to this genomic sequence to represent the inferred CDS: deleted 2 bases in 1 codon) has product MHALRIGFLLLTLPAYLQAARILAIFPFPGPSQYINVVPYLKELAGRGHHVTSVNAFPQKKPVANFRDVFLPDVFDNYNELINELSEPMNLWQGNNAINKFFVDITRCVLANKEVTETLLPPGKDHFDLIIVEALRSDAYYGFAAHFNAPIIGISTYGTDWNIDSLVGNESPLSYTPLATGGLTDRMTFLERLSNFVDTTVAWINFKFVHMPEQEKMYAKYFPEASQRVKLTDLNRNFSLVLLNQHFSLSFSRPYVPNMIEVGGLHISHKPAPLPKDLEEFIQGSGEHGVIYFSLGSNVLSKDLPAERRDLILKTFASLPQRVLWKFEDDKLPGKPSNVFISKWFPQPDILAHPKVKLFITHGGLLSTIESIHHGKPVLGLPFFYDQFLNVRRATQAGFGLGLDHKTMTQQEFKKTIEILLKEPRFAQIARQMSERYRDQPMSPLDTAIWWTEYVLRHKGAYYMRVAGQDLGFLAYHSLDVIGFLLGGALLLVAIIVGVLGKAAKLTDFGNSKKKLKTKPTSMLVLRSILLVVALLPVLLEGARILGVFPIPSHSHYYHALPYLKKLASLGHEITSVSPFPLKEPVANIHDIPVPELFDNIEEIVGNLTNRKGTWNEFEYINQYTLGLVEKVLENDGVRREILQPESLQFDLIIVDLWRLDALYGLAAYFDAPIIGIASYGTDWKIDELVGNVSPLAYLQSPSFNWFDLDTYGGRLGHFVDQSLAWINWHWRHEEKHEALYRKYFSKVADKRSLSEITRNFALILVNQHFTMAPPRPYAPNVIEVGGMHIDQQPKALPQEFEDFIQGAGEHGVIYFSLGTNVRSKNLSADRRKILIDTFASLPQRILWKFDAKELSDVPSNVLISPWFPQQDILAHPNVKLFITHGGLQSTVECIHHGVPMLGLPFFYDQFRNMEHIKTQGIGLVLNYKDMTSDEFKDTIHRLLTEKRFGVTAKRTADRYRDQPMNPLDTAIWWTHYVLRHKGAPHMRVAGRNLDFITYHSLDVLGTFLLAFLAILSIVVLSVIKLLRAILKSKNGNRSPKQKVN; this is encoded by the exons ATGCACGCTCTACGGATAGGTTTCCTGTTACTAACTCTGCCAGCTTATCTGCAGGCTGCCAGGATACTGGCtatatttccgtttccgggGCCATCACAGTATATTAATGTGGTACCTTATCTAAAGGAACTGGCTGGTCGGGGTCACCATGTTACCTCGGTTAATGCGTTTCCGCAAAAGAAACCAGTGGCTAACTTCAGAGATGTGTTTCTCCCAGATGTATTTGACAATTATAACG AATTGATAAACGAACTGAGCGAACCAATGAATTTGTGGCAGGGGAACAACGCCATCAATAAATTCTTTGTGGACATTACACGCTGTGTTCTTGCCAACAAAGAGGTTACAGAAACCCTTTTGCCACCCGGAAAGGATCATTTCGATCTTATCATTGTTGAGGCTCTACGCTCGGATGCCTACTATGGATTTGCGGCCCACTTCAATGCCCCTATAATTGGCATATCCACCTATGGAACTGATTGGAACATTGACTCGCTAGTGGGCAATGAATCTCCTCTATCGTATACTCCGCTGGCAACGGGCGGTCTTACAGATCGAATGACTTTCTTGGAGCGTCTGTCCAACTTTGTGGATACTACGGTTGCCTGGATTAACTTCAAATTTGTTCATATGCCAGAGCAGGAGAAAATGTATGCGAAATACTTTCCCGAGGCCTCGCAAAGGGTTAAACTCACCGATTTGAATAGAAACTTCTCCCTGGTATTGCTGAATCAGCACTTTTCGTTGAGCTTCTCGCGTCCGTACGTTCCGAACATGATCGAGGTTGGAGGTCTTCACATATCCCACAAGCCAGCTCCTTTGCCCAAGGACTTGGAAGAGTTTATTCAAGGTTCCGGGGAGCATGGTGTAATCTACTTTTCACTGGGCTCTAATGTTCTTAGTAAGGATCTACCGGCAGAAAGGAGAGATCTTATCCTAAAAACCTTCGCCAGCTTGCCGCAGCGAGTGCTCTGGAAATTCGAGGACGACAAGTTGCCTGGCAAGCCGTCCAATGTTTTTATCAGCAAATGGTTTCCTCAGCCGGATATCCTGGCCCATCCCAAGGTCAAGCTCTTTATCACCCACGGCGGATTGTTGAGCACCATCGAGAGCATCCATCATGGCAAACCCGTCTTGGGTCTGCCCTTCTTCTACGATCAATTCCTGAATGTAAGGCGGGCCACGCAGGCAGGTTTTGGATTGGGACTCGATCACAAGACAATGACACAGCAGGAATTTAAGAAGACCATCGAGATATTGCTCAAGGAGCCGCGATTTGCGCAGATTGCTAGGCAGATGTCCGAACGATATCGTGATCAGCCAATGAGTCCACTGGACACCGCCATTTGGTGGACCGAGTACGTTCTGCGGCACAAAGGAGCCTACTACATGAGAGTGGCTGGCCAGGACTTGGGTTTCCTCGCCTACCACAGCCTGGATGTCATTGGATTCCTTTTGGGCGGAGCTCTTCTGCTTGTCGCGATCATTGTGGGAGTCCTTGGGAAAGCAGCTAAGCTTACGGATTTTGGAAATTCCAAGAAAAAGCTAAAAACCAAG CCTACGAGTATGTTGGTTCTGAGATCGATACTTCTGGTGGTGGCCCTGCTGCCTGTTCTCCTGGAAGGAGCGCGTATCCTCGGCGTGTTTCCCATACCCAGCCACTCGCATTATTATCACGCCCTACCTTATCTAAAGAAATTGGCATCTTTGGGCCATGAGATTACTTCTGTAAGCCCATTTCCATTGAAAGAGCCTGTGGCTAATATACATGATATTCCAGTTCCGGAATTATTTGACAATATAGAGG AAATTGTTGGAAATTTAACGAACCGGAAGGGCACATGGAATGAATTTGAATACATCAACCAGTATACCCTTGGTCTTGTCGAAAAAGTTCTTGAAAATGATGGAGTGCGTCGAGAGATTCTGCAACCAGAAAGCCTTCAGTTTGATCTGATCATTGTGGATCTTTGGCGGCTTGATGCTCTATATGGCTTGGCGGCCTATTTTGATGCCCCCATCATTGGAATTGCATCCTATGGAACCGACTGGAAGATTGACGAACTAGTGGGCAATGTATCACCATTAGCATACCTGCAGTCTCCGTCTTTCAACTGGTTTGATCTTGACACCTATGGAGGACGCCTGGGGCACTTTGTGGATCAGTCTCTGGCTTGGATTAACTGGCATTGGCGGCACGAGGAAAAGCATGAGGCGCTCTACAGAAAGTACTTTTCAAAAGTTGCCGATAAACGTTCTCTGTCCGAGATCACCCGAAATTTCGCCTTGATTTTGGTTAACCAACACTTTACGATGGCTCCACCACGTCCATATGCTCCCAATGTTATTGAAGTCGGTGGTATG CATATTGATCAACAACCAAAAGCTTTACCCCAGGAATTTGAGGATTTTATCCAGGGGGCTGGTGAACATGGAGTAATTTACTTTTCGCTCGGCACCAATGTTAGGAGTAAAAATTTGTCTGCAGATCGCAGAAAAATATTGATTGACACATTTGCCAGCCTGCCACAGCGCATCTTGTGGAAATTCGATGCTAAGGAGTTGTCAGATGTACCCTCGAATGTTCTAATTAGCCCATGGTTTCCACAGCAGGACATCCTTGCTCATCCAAACGTAAAACTGTTCATAACTCACGGAGGCTTACAGAGCACAGTCGAATGTATCCATCATGGTGTACCGATGCTGGGATTACCATTCTTCTACGATCAGTTCAGAAATATGGAACACATCAAAACACAGGGTATAGGTTTAGTTTTAAACTATAAGGATATGACAAGCGATGAGTTTAAGGACACTATTCATCGGTTGCTAACAGAAAAGCGTTTTGGTGTCACGGCAAAAAGAACAGCGGACAGGTATCGGGATCAACCAATGAATCCTTTGGATACGGCGATCTGGTGGACCCACTACGTCCTACGACACAAGGGAGCACCTCATATGCGGGTAGCGGGCAGAAATCTGGATTTTATAACTTACCACAGCTTGGATGTCTTGGGAACTTTTCTCCTGGCCTTTTTGGCAATCCTGAGCATTGTTGTCCTTAGTGTAATTAAACTGTTGAGGGCCATCCTAAAGAGTAAAAATGGTAATAGATCACCCAAGCAGAAAGTAAATTAA